The Benincasa hispida cultivar B227 chromosome 11, ASM972705v1, whole genome shotgun sequence genome has a segment encoding these proteins:
- the LOC120091420 gene encoding uncharacterized protein LOC120091420, with product MNSLFLPLFLFSVVMVSFNNFSLWVSLSSLFLSLFSFLFRFFDEGKVVESSVGGGGGDDDSRPLEEEADGRGATENLEEKGTNEFAFSFRFQTYEEFSKSSKKNFGCEKLDWSGCSSSLSNRYEFLPEKSTSHFVEETEIPSYTVEVLNSCSNHEISGNGDFSVREFSELVLEFEAVDQEITESSADGTEEFSEKILKFEVIEEGKTFPVEVSKSQPIEEEEEEITESFTNGKEESSGKIQREEEEDNDFLRETDFNGSDSDGDIDIGGRFLSDTDFDLDFKIGGYEPDEEINEELEKSPEGNGDEEDSEGLETEWEHQELIEQLKMELKKVRATGLATIFEESESPKIMDELKPWKIDERFQHGDLMEELHKFYRTYRERMRKLDILNYQKMYAMGVLQSKDPLKSFSSTSKSSSPSILSLLSHNLRLYRQKKCQVDPMKDFIREVHCDLEMVYVGQMCLSWEFIQWQYQKALDLWESEPHGLHHYNEVAGEFQQFQVLLQRFLENEAFEGPRVENYVKHRCVVRNLLQVPVIREDKKGDRRKARRGKLEDGYEAITSDMVVEMLQESIRVIWQFIRADKDCHHHSNGSLKRPKKLQVELQDPADEQLLTHIQTDLQKKEKKLKEIMRSGHCILKKLQKNEENEETGGALCFFSEVDMKLVGRVLKMSRITTDQLIWCRNKLGRISFSNRKLHVEPSFFLFPC from the exons atgaattctctgtTTCTTCCCCTGTTTTTGTTTTCAGTGGTTATGGTGTCTTTTAATAATTTCTCTCTCtgggtttctctctcttctctgtttctttccctttttaGTTTCCTCTTCAG GTTTTTTGATGAGGGGAAAGTTGTGGAAAGTTCtgttggtggtggtggtggtgatgATGATTCACGGCCGCTGGAGGAGGAGGCTGACGGCCGGGGAGCGACTGAGAATTTAGAGGAAAAGGGAACGAATGAATTTGCCTTCAGTTTTAGGTTTCAAACGTATGAGGAATTTAGCAAATCGAGTAAAAAAAATTTTGGTTGTGAGAAACTGGATTGGAGTGGTTGTTCTTCATCATTGAGTAACAGATATGAGTTTTTGCCGGAGAAGAGTACGAGCCACTTTGTGGAAGAAACTGAAATTCCGAGCTATACGGTGGAAGTTCTGAATTCTTGTTCGAATCACGAAATTTCGGGAAATGGGGATTTTTCTGTTCGAGAATTTTCTGAGTTAGTCTTGGAATTCGAAGCAGTTGATCAGGAAATTACAGAGTCCTCTGCTGATGGAACAGAGGAATTTTccgagaaaattttgaaatttgaagttATTGAGGAAGGAAAAACCTTTCCTGTGGAAGTTTCGAAATCACAACctattgaagaagaagaagaagaaattacaGAGAGCTTTACAAATGGGAAAGAAGAATCTTCCGGGAAAATTcagagagaagaagaggaagacaaTGACTTTCTAAGGGAAACAGATTTCAACGGTTCGGATTCAGACGGCGACATCGATATCGGAGGCCGGTTTCTCTCCGATACTGATTTCGATCTCGATTTCAAAATCGGCGGGTACGAACCAGACGAGGAGATAAACGAAGAATTGGAGAAGTCGCCGGAGGGTAATGGAGATGAAGAGGATTCAGAAGGATTGGAAACAGAGTGGGAACATCAAGAACTGATTGAACAATTGAAAATGGAATTGAAGAAAGTGAGAGCAACAGGGCTAGCCACCATTTTTGAAGAATCAGAGTCACCAAAGATAATGGATGAATTGAAACCATGGAAGATTGATGAGAGGTTTCAACATGGAGATTTAATGGAAGAGCTTCATAAATTCTATAGAACTTACAGAGAGCGCAtgaggaaattggatatcttGAATTACCAGAAGATGTATGCAATGG GTGTTTTGCAATCAAAGGACCCACTAAAATCATTTTCAAGCACTAGCAAATCTTCATCCCCATCAATCCTCTCTCTTCTTTCACACAACCTAAGGCTATACAGACAAAAGAAATGTCAAGTGGACCCAATGAAGGACTTCATAAGAGAAGTTCATTGTGATTTGGAGATGGTATATGTGGGGCAAATGTGTCTTTCTTGGGAATTCATTCAATGGCAATATCAAAAGGCTTTAGATTTGTGGGAATCTGAACCTCATGGGCTTCACCATTACAATGAAGTTGCTGGTGAATTCCAACAATTCCAAGTCCTCTTGCAAAGATTCTTGGAGAATGAAGCTTTCGAAGGCCCGAGAGTCGAGAATTACGTCAAGCATCGATGTGTCGTTCGTAATCTTCTTCAAGTTCCTGTGATAAGAG AGGATAAAAAGGGGGATAGAAGGAAAGCAAGAAGAGGGAAATTAGAGGATGGATATGAAGCAATAACAAGTGATATGGTTGTAGAGATGTTGCAAGAATCAATAAGAGTAATTTGGCAATTCATTAGAGCAGATAAAGATTGTCATCACCACTCAAATGGAAGCTTAAAACGCCCAAAAAAGTTGCAAGTAGAACTCCAAGATCCAGCTGATGAACAACTTCTTACTCACATCCAAACAGATCTCCAAAAG AAAGAAAAGAAGCTAAAGGAAATCATGAGAAGTGGGCAttgcatattgaaaaaattgcaaaagaatgaagaaaatgaagagacAGGAGGTGCATTGTGTTTCTTTAGTGAAGTGGATATGAAATTGGTGGGAAGAGTTcttaaaatgtcaagaataacaACCGATCAATTAATTTGGTGTAGGAACAAATTGGGTAGGATTAGTTTCTCTAACAGAAAATTACATGTAGaaccttctttttttctttttccctgtTGA